A window of Paenibacillus antri genomic DNA:
TCGGAAATGTAAATCCCCGGCGTGAAGCGCGCGTACCGCTTCTTATACGGCGCTTCGGTCGAAATGACCTTCTTATGGACGAGCGCTTGCGCGGCCTCCTTCGGCGTCATGCCCTTCACCTCGAAGGAGACGATCCCCGAGGACAGCCGGTCGTCCATCGGCGTCGCGAGCAAGACGTGCTCCATCTCCGCCAGGCCTTCCTTCAGCATGCGCGCCAGAGCGTGCACCCGCTCGTAGATCGCCTCTTTGCCGATGCTCAGCGAAAATTCGAAGCCGCTCGGCATCGCCCACAGATGCTCCATCGAGTGGAAGCCGCCCGGAGACATGGTCGTGCCGTCGACGACGTTCGTCGCGGGGGAGCCGCTGATGATGTCGTACATCGTCTCCGAGAAGCTCGGGATGACCGGGCGGACATGGCGGTAGCCGGCTTCCGTCGCCGCGACGATGCCCGTGCCGCGCGGTCCGTAAATCCACTTATGCGCGCCGGCGCAGAAGAAATCGCAGCCGAGCTCCGGGAACGTCTCCAGCTCGATGCCGAAGCCGTGCACGCCGTCGACGACAAGCAGGATCCGATCCTCGTCGCCGCGCTTCTCGTTGATCTTGGCGATTTCCCTCGCGAGCTTCGGAATCGGAGACTTCAAGCCGGTGCTCGAATGCACCCACGTCGCGCCTATGATCCGCGTCTTGTCCGTTACCTCGGCGATGAGGTTCGACACCATCTCTTCCTCGGTGACGGTATGGATATCGTCGTAGTACGCGACCTCGCGGAAGGTGCAGCCGGTACGTTCCGACGCTCGCTTGATCGCTTCCTGCTGCGAGTAGTAATTATGCTCCGACGTCAGAATTTCGCGCCCTTGTTGAATGTTAAGGCCGGTATACACGATGCCGAGTCCGACGGTCGTGCTGTCCACGAGCGTGATGCGCTTGTGGTCCTCGACGCCGAAATAGTTCGCGGCCGCCTTGCGGCAAGTCTCCGCGAATTTCACTTCGTTCTTTAAAATATATAACGCCGGGTTTTTGTCCAGCTCGTCGCGATGCCGCTCGATGGCTTCCCGAACGGGACGCGGATGGGAGGCGAAGTATTGCGCAGTCCCCATATGAATGTAGTCCGGGTCGAGATTGAACATGGCGCGGACCGCTTCCCAGTCGACGCCCTGTGCGGCGGACGGCTTCGTCTCCATCATTGTCGGCATGAGCGCTCGTTCCCCTCTTTATATAGTGATCGGGGTTATTGTGGACGGGGGACGGCCTTCCGTATCCGAAAAGAGTCGTTGGCAGTTGTTCCCTCGCGCGCCCCGGCATAACGGCCGGGTCCGCGTTGAAGGCTATACGGAAACGTCCGTACACCGGCCAGGAGGAATAGGATCATGAGCGACAAACAGCATCCGACATCGGGCGCCGCGGCGAGCCGCGGAACGTTGAAGTGGTGGCAGTTGACGCTGCTCGGCCTAGGGTTTACGACGGGGACCGGCTTCTTCCTCGGTTCCGGCATCGCCATCGAGCGGGCGAGCTACGCTGTGTTGGTTATTTTCGTGTTGGCGGCGATCGGAACGTATTTCGTATACGACGCTTTGTCGTGCATGATTGCCGAAAAACCGGAAAAGGGCTCCTTCCGGACGTACACGAAGCATGCGTTCGGCCATTGGGCCGGCTTCAGTCACGGTTGGATGTACTGGCTGTCGGAGATGCTCATTCTCGGCAGTCAGCTGACGGCGCTCGGGCTGTTCACGCGATTCTGGTACGATAAAATTCCGTTGTGGGGGTACGCCGCGGCCTACTCGGTATTGGGCGTCGCGATCGTGCTGCTCGGGCAGAAGGGCTTCGAGAAAGCGGAAAATGTGTTCGCCGTCCTGAAGGTCACCGCTCTCGTCATGTTTATCGTATTGGCGTTCCTCGTCATTCCGGGCGTGCTCGGTCAGGAAAACGCCCACATGCATTCGCCGAAATCGGTACCGGACTTCTTCGAACATGGCGCCATGGGGATGTGGACGGGGTTCGTCTTCGCCTTCTTCGCGTTCGCGGGCATCGAGGTCATGGGCCTGATGGCGACGGAGCTGAAGACGCCGAAGGACGCGCCGAAGGCGGGGAAGGTCATGATCGGCGTGGTCACGGTGCTGTATACGGCGTCGTTGGCGTTGGCGCTCGTTCTGGCTCCGAAGAAGGACTTCTCTCCGGACGAGAGTCCGTTCGTCACGGCGCTTAAGGATCTCGACTATCATATGATCGTGAGCATTTTCAATGGAGTGCTTATTATCGCCGGGTTCTCGAGCTTGGTCGCTTCGCTGTTCTCCACGACGAAAATCATGTATTCGATCGCGCAGGACGGGGACGCGCCGAAGCTGTTCACGAAGCAAACGAAGAAGCGCAAGCTTCCTTATATGGCGTTGTTTCTGACCATCGGGGGCATGATCGTCTCCATCGTGGTCGCCCTTGCGCTGCCGAAG
This region includes:
- a CDS encoding aminotransferase class V-fold PLP-dependent enzyme, which produces MPTMMETKPSAAQGVDWEAVRAMFNLDPDYIHMGTAQYFASHPRPVREAIERHRDELDKNPALYILKNEVKFAETCRKAAANYFGVEDHKRITLVDSTTVGLGIVYTGLNIQQGREILTSEHNYYSQQEAIKRASERTGCTFREVAYYDDIHTVTEEEMVSNLIAEVTDKTRIIGATWVHSSTGLKSPIPKLAREIAKINEKRGDEDRILLVVDGVHGFGIELETFPELGCDFFCAGAHKWIYGPRGTGIVAATEAGYRHVRPVIPSFSETMYDIISGSPATNVVDGTTMSPGGFHSMEHLWAMPSGFEFSLSIGKEAIYERVHALARMLKEGLAEMEHVLLATPMDDRLSSGIVSFEVKGMTPKEAAQALVHKKVISTEAPYKKRYARFTPGIYISESDVKKALDAVMSLKKS
- a CDS encoding amino acid permease, yielding MSDKQHPTSGAAASRGTLKWWQLTLLGLGFTTGTGFFLGSGIAIERASYAVLVIFVLAAIGTYFVYDALSCMIAEKPEKGSFRTYTKHAFGHWAGFSHGWMYWLSEMLILGSQLTALGLFTRFWYDKIPLWGYAAAYSVLGVAIVLLGQKGFEKAENVFAVLKVTALVMFIVLAFLVIPGVLGQENAHMHSPKSVPDFFEHGAMGMWTGFVFAFFAFAGIEVMGLMATELKTPKDAPKAGKVMIGVVTVLYTASLALALVLAPKKDFSPDESPFVTALKDLDYHMIVSIFNGVLIIAGFSSLVASLFSTTKIMYSIAQDGDAPKLFTKQTKKRKLPYMALFLTIGGMIVSIVVALALPKSVYEYITTAGGLMLLFSWLFMVLSARRLTKLTVWAQVKSATAIVLIAAAVTGTLFDKSSRPGFFASIGFMAAIIGVALILQFTKWKGGGGGTKPSPDRADTQDEEEETETEGSPFRERIFRKRRALQKQ